A part of Criblamydia sequanensis CRIB-18 genomic DNA contains:
- a CDS encoding glycosyltransferase family 2 protein has protein sequence MDFKNISFTILTKNSEKTIKATLESLQDFEEVLIYDNGSTDETIKIAKTYNNTKVFEGVFEGFGKTHNTASSLAKNDWIFSIDSDEILSPGLIQELLRLKLEENTVYAVSRKNFYNGKWIHSCGWHPDFQYRLYNRRKTCFTNAEVHEQIKVNLAQIKYLSQPLFHTSYQNLSDFLSKMQHYSELFAKENAGRKRSSPWKALLHGSFAFFKSYFLKNGVTNGYEGFVISSYNGITAFYKYLKLFEKNQSLKEASKKSVLSKD, from the coding sequence ATGGATTTCAAAAATATTTCTTTTACAATACTAACTAAAAATTCCGAAAAAACAATCAAGGCAACTCTTGAAAGTTTGCAAGACTTTGAGGAAGTGCTGATCTATGACAACGGTTCGACGGATGAAACGATAAAAATCGCCAAAACTTATAATAACACTAAAGTTTTTGAAGGCGTCTTTGAGGGGTTTGGGAAAACTCATAATACTGCAAGCTCCCTTGCAAAAAACGACTGGATTTTCTCAATTGATAGCGATGAAATCTTGTCGCCCGGCTTAATCCAGGAATTACTCAGACTTAAATTAGAAGAAAATACCGTTTACGCGGTATCCAGAAAAAATTTTTATAACGGAAAGTGGATCCATTCCTGCGGCTGGCATCCCGATTTTCAATACAGGCTCTATAATCGAAGAAAAACTTGTTTTACTAACGCCGAGGTTCATGAGCAAATAAAAGTAAACCTTGCCCAAATAAAGTACTTAAGCCAGCCCCTTTTTCATACCTCCTACCAGAACCTGTCTGACTTTCTTAGCAAAATGCAGCATTACTCTGAGCTTTTCGCTAAAGAAAATGCAGGAAGAAAGAGAAGCTCCCCTTGGAAGGCTCTTTTGCATGGCTCTTTTGCCTTTTTTAAAAGCTATTTTTTAAAAAATGGTGTGACAAATGGTTATGAGGGCTTTGTCATCTCTTCTTATAACGGAATAACGGCCTTTTACAAGTACTTAAAACTTTTTGAAAAAAATCAATCCCTTAAGGAAGCTTCTAAAAAAAGCGTTTTAAGCAAAGATTAA
- a CDS encoding DUF3638 domain-containing protein → MQFDGFISSNNFPTPLSMEPAKKKFLLSNDPTPRVQDSEIESLSEIKYTPGESFATYDKKLFALESADFLIRDLEMGFCPTPSEQISRFTSCLKAALKNLGDQESDEAYDFSNIEQFQRYVDLISDLKRDVHNNTKLKNLTKQTIADLKALKPGQSLWLPGGFKTDKMTQEMIYVIEKQKNGKFAFTVVNTGEGIENHPGFVFHGKAKFQTHLTKENILEVDICQNEFIESLLEMQLSFDWYYKTTHADNIYKGLFPYLKGSEPRKIDPRNFPEFYQGKQKSETTSLMKALFTSLRQDCIRKGTSFEEGLKTYKRIKFFYTANSLRDACYDFSTSHFCKSQAIFIKEIAEKQARSARKLFKEGVLTKQTLQRTEATLIHIKEGLKSAKGLAKKSLGKRAEKYDYSYKDSRSASSAFTFKEPVPPYDFVDRPRKASCPSLSVKKILKTSEVNLTSSSDVKDFLLKQYNTFQTILLSNPTQEQVEVVLQALIATVRSLPIPSKADAFWEMPDEEIDDCLEALYKISRIFLSTQTTDGKTLTAEAQVELHALFAISQRLCFKKNDLNINQERVPVESFIEFYQNPQVLLISPTARERIEKIRSYCNDQYDLTAPVDTTVFTENLKKSLFIPKDYGVHDVTQVSDFEKVDNAYSRFLRKALSNPIVIANLKKAGLQNASLEEKMHALLSDRLQDKPRLLPRSYHYFRQIFFASEFSKSITTSPDRIAEEFFYKKTVTKYRDEVYTSFTLKIDAGFVSGYSNPEWTGDRELRKNIQDSFSTRDQNSLMYDFIKEAEREMALISVSGPDEVVRAIAHAENNLPGFFEDEKNRALFACHFFRPGRLNTTFFHDPRVAKKVIHFLHQKIDFFKTKKNLKAALFFVNLAATVAEEVKNCHSKHGPRFTEVGIENLNFLRDYREELLEEILPLADSFVEKSEVYMQLANLHALFSTKDLLAKLKYGGEEANTLAIDLLTSLILPTLSNKYPYPVESKNLLLLMKDSLFDYLNKSNSKRDEILNAIIERFIEKNANWSKLGDAAIYEDPSQGLKIDFQAGCIYENDELLTYLPNKIADNNLFKTIFKGITGVSYNKNSEKRKHSSYSKESPYFVIHEGEKTSKVWVNKNDNGILIEREIEGVTYLSIETSKLLHINETLPCELLEPDDIIWSHVKPQQSTRGFFSKSLGFRDNKEGHFRVEKKNGEVFYLHYEGSSDVFNMTKITKEDLELIEPSKTIAPDFTRFEPLKNTRFYASPKVKNQLARFEFSSLKLGFNVRTVDGVTRAFSEDIPGFFVSSNQNCKPYEFMPYALVLENASGQKKFLIPEKSRVFKALGFEQSFSPIQIHETGTNKYLCYDVEETAKGDRLKAVSAHEGLYAVYLMVLNKKYSKASYYLNQSHSLSRYTENEQELIKNITMTLAKDGHPSAKALLLRLVNMGEINRKKHASNDIQEPKKEEVLALLTSYQNYVANKNNETHCFLTVQEEKNILRTLLAEFKKQLQKLDDFEIPAFIKDILKNQQLKIFPTLQSRLRELAGKENELEEIDLQNQMQSLEPKKEALLSDVYRGDFFSLIAEPTKPLHQFNKPLSLSREDFRVWFSTFYGILKSGSTEDKERLHKLLKLMEGSSLLLKEEGSSQKAFFNLLKALRDSPSSFPPVSELLAYKEFVYDRNKTDYWQKKDDFDKKKEALFQRLVKLTDRGGNSIFNFANLGALFNAVLFSTGNEAEEILHNEIPTLQDFLKLSLTISQEPLPPAIRDLDKGAIDPYFEKLIRKFFKKDFQCSPPPLEFDELEENPLVKARSAEVKKMMEAYYATKPKEEVFYKLRNKTSLDTLQKTLEGTIKSFKKDLKKREERLLKALNTLSNEEGAFRHLALLGKEIPKVTLDGGVNLFLMGKLPKDLDLEMGTYLALKSRVAQGANCLENLEKLKDSKDMNGERELAIHRLAEDLSIQRGYLGEGSTKLQRLYLAFEGKNGLLLRAKQVAILNDFANYSDEKALQLIAMLGTGSGKSKILAQLMQLIRRGVSPLIVNLWPSPLYMVNANDTKGQVGPSFGQVSDSFEYGRNSPLTLDHIRFTLRELRQAALETRQVNARPENIQSAELKFLEALELIDKNELQEEEIIHCFQELLKTFRASETHIDEGHVNLSPRHEVNFTLGDPKPVSEKHVEAIEMIYKTLLREFKGVVNLTNFQSLLEKETFDHAQKEKLAISLMPYMVITEEQKDSYIKYVTEKESAMPPWLAAHPKKEEIAVLRGELTLLLVETLSKSTAVHYGLSKLNSDIEYAKPYDANDSCVELSEYDNAHETLNKTYQTYLNRRLCLDQVWRTIDSWQKAGVDEAKQKRKDPKDTEAYRDFEKYFPKGMPGLFVLTKSDVDKWLSKINKNDDFIFYYIKKHVAPSIQQYPEKLKSDPQNLKSCFKNIIAMSATPGPKEIYGADAEFRTDKGSDELVLDTLSQKCKDNKSIHELNANQPGQILDEIIKDLLPKETLIRMLIDIGSLFKGISNEQLASKLLEHFKSTNPEIKGVVFFKDDELMSLEINPQGGTKLIPFERSLLKPKERFTYCDNKHMFGADIRQYPQAIGLCTYDRHVDLDDMLQGVGRLRELTKGQSVEWAITKEAKNLITKDELSFVDLRNHSLKNQAERESDDLYRSFRQQMRNEIRLKLMIKLIYAGSFRQVIALYRDFRKFLVEKNPTSAIELYGSPQEEVRTLKALKLERKQLIKQVDEFTSLSAHEKTSLKEALESYKQKALDLKEKFPEKVKISNTILGTESEIQQQVQQEMNVEEDTLVYDRNGLFKRKPDLWGNSFDPFAGTWANPSSMVLYNISRFVKSIFSFLKSLPLALLAPIRFIANKLGAPRGLISGLAKGTIMLTAGLVNLAALLAIGSVVAALSLSLALIASIPLLIGKVTGVLFNKSSSPVPLFEASEVVRSGSFEDASKLSALLRSKSGSILMTNNFLKRQESSVELPNMPPFGKEQRTCHEVVVIEDTDANGHKTYSIIMGDQSTDARFFRQALYLDSLLSQDASKRTRKVCLYDLNLGIVADGKNCFNEDELNKNEAFLELIVKVKIFNGDLNYTHEEEKILDKLLSNDEEKEKAAALIRKALTWKSERKKLFNQSLIHHMVTV, encoded by the coding sequence ATGCAGTTCGATGGCTTCATTTCTTCAAACAATTTCCCAACACCCCTTTCAATGGAGCCCGCTAAGAAAAAATTCCTCTTAAGTAATGATCCAACTCCTAGAGTCCAAGATTCCGAAATAGAATCGCTTTCCGAAATAAAATATACTCCCGGCGAAAGCTTTGCAACTTATGATAAGAAATTATTTGCCTTAGAATCGGCGGATTTTCTAATTCGCGACTTGGAGATGGGTTTTTGTCCAACCCCTTCTGAGCAGATTAGCCGATTTACTAGCTGTTTAAAGGCTGCCTTAAAAAATTTGGGGGATCAAGAAAGCGACGAAGCTTACGATTTCTCAAATATTGAACAATTTCAGCGCTATGTGGATCTGATTTCCGATCTAAAGAGGGATGTACACAATAATACAAAACTAAAAAACTTAACTAAACAAACGATTGCAGACTTAAAAGCTCTAAAACCCGGTCAGTCCCTTTGGCTTCCCGGAGGATTTAAGACTGATAAGATGACCCAAGAAATGATCTATGTCATCGAGAAGCAAAAAAACGGCAAGTTTGCTTTTACTGTGGTTAACACGGGAGAAGGAATAGAAAACCACCCGGGGTTTGTCTTTCATGGCAAAGCAAAATTTCAAACGCATTTAACTAAAGAAAATATTCTCGAAGTAGATATTTGCCAAAATGAATTTATCGAATCACTTTTGGAGATGCAGCTTTCCTTTGATTGGTATTATAAAACCACCCACGCTGACAATATTTATAAAGGCCTCTTTCCCTATTTAAAAGGATCCGAGCCTAGAAAAATCGACCCTAGAAATTTTCCTGAATTTTATCAGGGAAAGCAAAAGTCTGAGACAACTTCTTTAATGAAGGCTCTTTTTACAAGCTTAAGGCAAGACTGCATAAGGAAGGGGACTTCTTTTGAGGAAGGTCTTAAAACCTATAAAAGGATTAAATTTTTCTATACGGCAAATAGTTTAAGAGATGCCTGTTATGACTTTTCAACGAGCCATTTTTGCAAGAGCCAGGCTATTTTTATTAAAGAAATTGCCGAAAAACAGGCAAGATCAGCAAGAAAGCTCTTTAAAGAAGGAGTTCTAACCAAACAGACCCTGCAAAGGACGGAAGCGACTCTAATTCATATTAAAGAGGGTCTTAAAAGCGCAAAAGGGTTAGCAAAAAAATCCTTGGGCAAAAGAGCTGAAAAATATGATTATAGCTACAAAGACTCAAGATCTGCTTCTTCAGCTTTTACATTTAAAGAGCCGGTTCCCCCTTACGATTTTGTGGATCGCCCCCGAAAAGCAAGTTGTCCGTCTTTAAGTGTAAAAAAAATATTGAAAACATCCGAAGTTAATTTAACTTCTTCATCGGATGTAAAAGATTTTCTTTTAAAGCAATACAACACTTTTCAGACAATTTTACTTTCCAACCCGACTCAAGAACAGGTTGAAGTGGTATTGCAAGCTTTGATTGCGACTGTACGCTCCCTTCCAATACCAAGCAAGGCCGATGCTTTTTGGGAAATGCCGGATGAGGAAATAGATGACTGCTTAGAAGCCCTTTACAAAATTTCAAGAATTTTTCTTTCGACTCAGACTACAGATGGTAAAACGTTAACGGCCGAGGCTCAAGTTGAACTTCATGCTCTATTTGCGATTTCTCAAAGATTATGCTTCAAAAAAAATGATTTAAATATAAATCAAGAAAGGGTTCCGGTTGAATCTTTCATTGAGTTTTATCAAAACCCTCAAGTTTTGCTTATAAGTCCAACTGCAAGAGAGCGGATCGAGAAAATTCGATCTTACTGCAATGATCAATATGATTTAACGGCTCCTGTTGATACGACAGTTTTTACTGAAAACTTGAAAAAATCTCTTTTTATACCAAAAGACTATGGAGTTCATGACGTCACTCAAGTGAGTGACTTTGAAAAAGTGGATAACGCCTATAGCCGATTCTTAAGAAAAGCGTTAAGCAACCCTATTGTCATTGCAAACCTAAAGAAAGCCGGGCTTCAAAATGCGTCCTTAGAAGAAAAAATGCACGCGTTATTAAGCGATCGCTTGCAGGACAAACCTCGCCTTCTTCCAAGAAGCTATCATTATTTTAGGCAAATATTTTTCGCTTCTGAATTCTCTAAATCAATTACAACCTCTCCCGACAGAATTGCTGAAGAATTCTTCTATAAAAAAACAGTAACTAAATACCGGGATGAGGTCTATACAAGCTTTACATTAAAAATTGATGCAGGTTTCGTGAGCGGCTATAGCAATCCCGAGTGGACTGGAGATAGAGAGTTAAGAAAAAATATTCAGGATTCCTTCTCCACAAGGGATCAAAATTCTCTTATGTATGACTTTATTAAGGAAGCTGAACGGGAAATGGCCCTTATTTCAGTTTCCGGACCGGATGAAGTGGTTAGAGCTATTGCGCATGCAGAGAATAATCTACCCGGTTTTTTTGAAGATGAGAAAAATAGAGCGCTTTTCGCTTGCCACTTTTTTAGGCCCGGAAGGCTTAATACCACTTTTTTTCATGACCCGAGAGTTGCTAAAAAGGTCATTCATTTTCTTCATCAGAAAATTGATTTCTTTAAAACCAAGAAAAATCTGAAAGCGGCGTTATTCTTTGTTAATCTAGCTGCTACGGTAGCAGAAGAGGTAAAAAACTGCCATTCTAAGCATGGCCCCCGCTTTACAGAAGTAGGGATTGAAAACCTTAACTTTTTAAGAGACTATCGAGAAGAGCTTTTAGAAGAAATTTTACCCCTTGCGGATTCGTTTGTCGAAAAATCCGAAGTTTATATGCAGCTTGCCAATCTCCATGCTCTCTTTTCAACTAAAGATCTTTTAGCTAAGTTAAAATACGGGGGAGAGGAGGCGAATACGCTTGCAATCGACTTGCTGACCTCTTTAATTTTGCCCACCCTCAGCAACAAATACCCCTACCCTGTAGAGTCGAAAAATCTTTTGCTTCTCATGAAAGATTCCCTATTTGACTATCTGAACAAATCCAATTCAAAACGAGATGAGATTTTAAACGCGATCATAGAACGTTTTATAGAGAAAAATGCGAATTGGTCGAAATTAGGCGATGCTGCCATCTATGAAGACCCAAGCCAAGGTCTAAAAATTGACTTTCAAGCAGGGTGCATCTATGAAAATGATGAGCTCTTAACCTATCTTCCAAATAAGATTGCGGATAATAATCTCTTTAAGACCATTTTTAAAGGGATTACTGGCGTTAGCTACAATAAAAATTCAGAGAAGCGCAAGCACTCTAGCTACTCAAAGGAAAGTCCTTATTTTGTAATTCATGAAGGTGAAAAAACTTCAAAGGTTTGGGTAAACAAAAATGATAATGGGATCTTGATTGAAAGAGAGATAGAGGGAGTCACTTATTTATCTATTGAAACCTCAAAGCTTTTACATATTAATGAGACCCTTCCATGCGAGCTTTTAGAACCGGATGATATTATCTGGAGCCACGTAAAACCCCAGCAAAGCACTCGAGGTTTTTTTTCCAAATCCCTGGGTTTTAGGGATAATAAAGAAGGTCACTTTAGGGTTGAGAAAAAGAACGGGGAAGTTTTTTACCTCCATTATGAAGGGTCTTCTGATGTTTTCAATATGACAAAGATCACGAAGGAAGACCTTGAACTTATTGAACCCTCAAAAACTATAGCTCCTGACTTTACAAGATTTGAACCGTTAAAAAACACACGGTTTTACGCGAGTCCAAAAGTAAAAAATCAGCTAGCGCGCTTTGAGTTTTCTAGTTTAAAACTCGGTTTTAATGTTAGGACAGTAGACGGTGTGACAAGGGCTTTTTCTGAAGATATCCCAGGCTTTTTTGTTTCTTCCAATCAAAATTGCAAGCCGTATGAGTTCATGCCTTATGCGCTGGTATTAGAAAATGCAAGTGGTCAGAAAAAGTTTTTGATCCCTGAAAAGAGCAGGGTCTTTAAGGCGCTTGGTTTTGAACAATCCTTTAGCCCTATTCAAATTCACGAGACTGGGACCAATAAATACCTTTGCTATGATGTTGAAGAAACTGCAAAGGGTGATAGATTAAAAGCTGTTTCCGCTCATGAAGGTCTTTACGCCGTTTATCTTATGGTCTTGAATAAAAAATATAGTAAAGCTTCTTATTATCTAAACCAATCCCACAGCCTTTCAAGATATACAGAGAATGAACAAGAGCTTATCAAAAATATTACGATGACGCTTGCAAAAGATGGTCATCCTTCAGCAAAGGCCCTACTTCTTCGTCTTGTTAATATGGGAGAAATCAATAGAAAAAAACACGCTTCTAACGATATTCAAGAACCTAAAAAAGAAGAAGTTCTAGCGCTTTTAACAAGTTATCAAAACTATGTTGCCAACAAAAATAACGAGACTCACTGCTTTTTAACCGTTCAAGAAGAAAAAAACATTCTCAGAACCCTCCTTGCCGAGTTTAAAAAGCAATTACAAAAGCTCGATGATTTTGAGATCCCGGCTTTTATAAAAGATATCTTAAAGAATCAGCAATTAAAGATTTTTCCAACTTTGCAATCTCGTCTTCGTGAACTTGCCGGCAAGGAAAACGAACTTGAAGAAATAGATTTGCAAAATCAGATGCAGTCTCTAGAGCCTAAAAAAGAAGCTCTATTAAGCGATGTTTATAGAGGTGACTTTTTTAGTCTTATAGCAGAGCCTACAAAACCTTTACACCAGTTCAATAAACCTCTATCGCTCTCAAGAGAAGATTTTAGAGTTTGGTTTTCGACTTTCTATGGAATATTAAAGTCGGGATCGACTGAAGATAAAGAGCGTCTTCACAAACTTCTTAAGTTGATGGAAGGCTCAAGCCTCCTTCTAAAAGAAGAGGGTTCAAGCCAAAAAGCCTTTTTTAATTTATTAAAAGCTTTAAGGGATAGTCCGAGCAGCTTTCCTCCCGTAAGTGAACTTCTTGCCTACAAAGAGTTTGTTTATGATCGAAATAAAACTGATTACTGGCAGAAAAAAGATGATTTTGACAAGAAAAAAGAAGCGCTATTTCAAAGGCTTGTTAAATTAACAGATCGGGGCGGCAATAGTATTTTTAATTTTGCTAATTTAGGCGCTCTTTTTAACGCAGTTCTTTTTTCAACAGGAAATGAAGCTGAAGAAATTCTTCATAATGAAATACCAACTCTTCAAGACTTTTTGAAGCTTTCCTTAACTATTAGTCAAGAGCCTTTGCCACCTGCCATTAGGGATTTGGATAAAGGGGCTATAGACCCTTATTTTGAAAAGCTTATAAGAAAGTTTTTCAAAAAGGACTTCCAATGTTCACCGCCGCCCCTTGAATTTGATGAGTTGGAAGAAAATCCTCTTGTCAAAGCGAGAAGCGCTGAAGTTAAAAAGATGATGGAAGCTTACTATGCGACTAAACCAAAAGAAGAGGTTTTTTATAAACTTAGAAATAAAACGTCCTTGGATACTTTGCAAAAGACTCTGGAAGGGACAATCAAAAGCTTTAAGAAAGATCTTAAAAAAAGAGAAGAGAGGCTTTTAAAAGCTCTCAATACCCTTTCTAATGAAGAGGGAGCTTTTAGACACTTAGCCCTACTTGGTAAAGAAATCCCTAAAGTGACCCTTGATGGAGGGGTAAATTTATTCCTTATGGGGAAATTGCCGAAAGACCTGGATCTTGAAATGGGGACTTATTTGGCGTTGAAATCAAGGGTGGCGCAAGGGGCCAATTGTCTTGAGAACCTTGAAAAACTCAAAGATTCCAAAGACATGAATGGCGAAAGAGAACTTGCCATTCATAGACTTGCTGAAGACCTTTCCATTCAAAGGGGGTACTTGGGAGAAGGCTCTACAAAACTGCAAAGGCTCTATCTTGCTTTCGAAGGAAAAAATGGCCTTTTGCTTAGAGCTAAGCAAGTGGCTATTTTAAATGACTTTGCTAATTATAGCGATGAAAAAGCCCTCCAGCTTATAGCTATGCTTGGCACAGGCAGCGGAAAGTCAAAAATTTTGGCACAGCTTATGCAGCTGATAAGAAGAGGTGTCTCTCCCTTAATTGTGAACCTATGGCCGTCTCCTCTTTATATGGTTAATGCGAATGATACCAAAGGCCAGGTCGGTCCAAGCTTTGGACAGGTATCGGATAGTTTTGAATATGGCCGTAATAGCCCTCTAACACTTGACCACATTCGTTTTACTCTTCGAGAGCTTAGACAAGCCGCTCTAGAAACAAGACAAGTCAATGCCCGTCCTGAAAACATTCAATCTGCCGAGCTTAAATTTTTAGAGGCGCTCGAGCTTATAGATAAAAATGAGCTCCAAGAAGAGGAGATCATTCATTGCTTCCAAGAGCTTTTAAAAACTTTCAGGGCATCGGAAACCCATATTGATGAAGGGCACGTCAATTTGTCTCCAAGACATGAGGTTAACTTTACTTTGGGCGATCCGAAACCTGTTAGCGAAAAGCATGTCGAAGCCATTGAGATGATTTATAAAACACTTCTTCGAGAATTTAAGGGAGTGGTTAATCTAACAAATTTCCAATCCCTCCTTGAGAAAGAGACTTTTGATCATGCGCAAAAAGAAAAGCTTGCGATTTCCTTAATGCCTTATATGGTGATTACTGAAGAACAAAAAGATTCGTATATCAAGTATGTGACGGAAAAAGAAAGCGCCATGCCGCCTTGGCTTGCAGCCCATCCTAAAAAGGAAGAAATTGCAGTTCTAAGAGGGGAGCTTACCCTTTTACTAGTTGAAACTCTCTCCAAGTCGACAGCAGTTCACTATGGTTTAAGCAAACTTAACTCTGACATTGAGTATGCGAAGCCTTATGACGCCAATGATTCTTGCGTTGAGCTTTCAGAGTATGATAATGCTCATGAAACCCTTAATAAAACCTATCAGACTTATCTTAACCGCAGGCTGTGTCTTGATCAAGTATGGCGTACCATTGACTCTTGGCAAAAAGCAGGCGTTGATGAAGCCAAGCAAAAGCGAAAAGATCCAAAAGATACAGAAGCCTATAGGGATTTTGAGAAGTACTTCCCTAAAGGAATGCCGGGACTTTTTGTCTTAACAAAGAGCGATGTTGATAAATGGCTGTCAAAAATTAATAAAAATGACGACTTTATTTTTTATTACATTAAAAAGCATGTGGCTCCTTCTATCCAGCAGTATCCGGAAAAATTAAAGAGCGACCCTCAAAACTTAAAAAGCTGCTTTAAAAATATTATAGCGATGAGCGCAACACCCGGCCCTAAAGAAATTTATGGAGCGGATGCCGAGTTTAGAACAGATAAAGGAAGTGATGAGCTTGTTTTAGATACGCTTTCTCAAAAATGCAAAGATAATAAATCGATTCATGAACTTAATGCGAATCAGCCCGGACAAATTCTAGATGAAATCATTAAAGACTTATTGCCTAAAGAGACCCTTATCAGAATGCTTATTGATATCGGCTCCCTTTTCAAGGGGATCAGCAATGAACAGCTAGCCTCTAAGCTTCTCGAGCATTTTAAAAGCACCAATCCTGAGATAAAAGGGGTCGTTTTCTTCAAAGACGACGAGTTAATGTCTCTTGAAATTAACCCTCAAGGCGGAACTAAGCTTATTCCTTTTGAAAGAAGCTTGCTTAAACCGAAAGAGCGCTTTACTTACTGCGACAACAAGCACATGTTTGGGGCGGATATTAGACAGTACCCGCAAGCGATTGGTCTTTGCACCTATGATCGGCATGTGGATCTAGACGATATGCTTCAAGGGGTGGGAAGGCTTCGCGAGCTGACCAAAGGTCAAAGCGTTGAGTGGGCGATTACAAAAGAAGCTAAAAATCTAATCACCAAAGATGAGCTTTCCTTTGTTGATTTAAGGAACCATTCTCTAAAAAACCAAGCTGAGAGGGAATCTGATGACCTTTATAGATCTTTTCGCCAGCAAATGAGAAATGAGATTCGCTTAAAGTTGATGATCAAGCTCATTTATGCCGGATCATTTAGGCAAGTCATCGCTCTCTATAGGGATTTTAGAAAATTTCTTGTTGAGAAAAACCCGACTTCAGCGATTGAACTTTATGGAAGCCCTCAAGAGGAAGTTCGAACTCTTAAGGCCCTAAAACTTGAAAGAAAGCAATTAATTAAACAGGTAGATGAATTCACCTCTCTTTCCGCTCATGAAAAAACAAGCCTTAAAGAAGCTTTAGAGTCCTATAAACAAAAAGCTCTAGATTTAAAGGAAAAGTTTCCGGAAAAAGTGAAAATTTCAAACACGATACTTGGCACTGAATCCGAGATTCAACAGCAAGTCCAGCAAGAAATGAATGTTGAAGAAGATACTCTAGTTTATGATAGAAACGGTCTTTTTAAGAGAAAGCCGGATCTTTGGGGCAACTCTTTCGACCCATTTGCCGGCACCTGGGCAAACCCTTCTTCCATGGTGCTTTACAATATTTCGCGCTTTGTAAAAAGTATCTTTTCATTCCTTAAATCGTTGCCGCTTGCACTACTTGCGCCCATTCGGTTTATTGCAAATAAACTAGGAGCTCCGAGAGGATTAATATCCGGGTTGGCTAAGGGAACCATAATGCTAACGGCAGGGCTTGTTAATTTGGCAGCTCTTCTTGCCATCGGAAGCGTTGTAGCGGCCTTATCACTATCCCTTGCTTTAATTGCATCTATACCGCTTCTTATTGGAAAAGTTACAGGGGTGTTATTTAATAAAAGCTCATCTCCTGTGCCTTTATTTGAAGCAAGCGAGGTAGTAAGAAGCGGCTCTTTTGAGGATGCTTCGAAGTTATCTGCTTTATTAAGGAGCAAATCAGGGTCGATACTAATGACCAATAACTTTCTCAAAAGGCAAGAAAGTTCTGTAGAGTTGCCTAATATGCCGCCTTTTGGAAAAGAGCAAAGAACCTGTCATGAAGTGGTCGTCATTGAAGACACCGATGCCAATGGCCATAAGACCTATTCGATCATTATGGGGGATCAGTCGACGGACGCACGCTTTTTTAGACAAGCGCTTTATTTGGATTCTCTCTTATCTCAAGATGCTTCGAAAAGGACTAGAAAGGTCTGTCTTTATGACCTTAACCTCGGGATTGTTGCAGATGGCAAGAACTGTTTTAATGAAGATGAGTTAAATAAAAACGAGGCCTTCCTGGAGCTGATTGTTAAAGTGAAAATCTTTAACGGCGATTTAAATTACACTCATGAAGAAGAAAAAATATTAGATAAGCTGCTTTCTAATGATGAGGAAAAAGAAAAAGCGGCTGCTTTGATAAGAAAAGCGCTCACATGGAAAAGCGAGAGGAAAAAGCTCTTTAATCAGAGTTTAATCCATCACATGGTCACTGTTTAA